The window tttttttattattaaatcatTCAGCACATATTAACCATTTCTAcacattgtaattttatttgaatcTTTTAGTGGATGCCCAGGGACTTCACTACAGCCAATCTCTTGAATCTATTTCTGAAAGGCGATCAGCCTattcacatattttacaaaaatcttcaaaaaatatttattttttgtcatttatgtgCTTGCTTTCTCTCCGTCACGAGCAGTCAATGGCGAGGACACGGCGAATAATAAATATGGTGAGTTCAAGTCTGAAGTCACAATATTCAAGCGGGTTGAGTCATTGCTTGGGTTGTCTTCATTTTAGGAAcatatcaatttttttcttttttaggaaTTGAAGGGTGTAGAAAACTATTTTAGTGGCATTACGGTCATTTAATATAAGTTTCTCCCGCCGCCTTTCAGAAAACATGGGGTACATAAGTGGAAGCAAACTACAACCAGAAGGTAAAACAGCATTGTTAAGATTTTACAATGTCCATAAAGCATGCTTgagcaaaaataattttcctctCCAAAGTTATTTCGCTCCCCGCGTCGGCCACTCCCGCGCCGATGGGGTCGGACGACCTCTCGTCTGACCTCAGGGTCGCCGGCGGACTCTCGTTTGACTCCGACGCGGCCGGGGGATCGGAGCGGCCGGACGACCCCGAGCGGATGCCGGGTCAGCTTCACATCCGCCAGCACCTCAAACTGCATTTACACCCTCAAGGCAAGAGACACAAATGGCATTATTGCCGCCGATGAATTGAAACGACCTCTGTGACAGTTTCATTTGTCTTCAGGGTCACAAAATGGGAACTACGACTTGAATGGCTTCCTTGGAAATAGTGGCTACCAAGGTAAATAATATAGGAAGCTTAATCCATCTTCTTTCACACAGGCTAACGCTGCCGTCATCGCATTACCTGCCAATGTACATTTCTCATCACTTCCTGATtgtatattttactttttagtaTTCAAACCAAGACATTGTGTTGCTACGTTATGTACTATGCAAGTTTAATTCCACTTGCGTGTTCGCTGTACATGCAAACACTTTGACAAAtgcaggtttgtttttttttttttttttttgggtcctcTGCTTGTCAGTTTTTGATTTGAATCAGTCGGTTTTCCCTCAATCTATATCTTGCATATttatatacaaaaacaaaaatactttctAATTTATTTTGCATGCTGATGTTGGTTTTATAACTACTTGTGTGGTttcttgtacagtatttttgatTAAAATCAGACACTTCAGATTCGTGTATGCGTGTTGATCCTTCACAAGTAAAaaggaaggtggggggggggtgaaactaTATCCTGGTAAGCAAAGTTTATGTAACTGTAAAATACCATTTATGGTAATGTATacactcaattgcccctaggtgtgattgtgagtgcgactgctgtctgtctccatgtgccttgcgattggctggcgaccagttcagggtctgccccgcctcctgcccgttgacagctgggataggctccagcactccccgcgaccctcgtgaggataagtgggaaagaaaaGGGATGTATGCTAATGTATCAACTtgcgcatgtttttttttttttttttacacataaatCCAGATATTGATTTCACAAATGAGCTGGTTTGCCAAACCAGATTAACTCCAAAAGAAGGCCCAGTGGCGTCACATCACGCACGTGCCAGAAACCGCCACGGCCATCCCCAACGATCCGGTTCCAACGAGGTTAAGGTGCGATTGACTTATTCGCTTAGATGAGAGGCAATAGCTTGCGTGGCCTTTCGGTGAGGATTAGGCCCGCTTTATCCTTAAGAAGCGCGCGCTGATTGGCTGCGAGCGGGCCACGCCGACCCGAGCGGCTCCCAGGTTGAGCAGGCCTCCGCCGTACCTTCCGCCCGAGCTGCGCGAtgcccggcggcggcggcggaatcGGCCACGTCGCGGACTCCCGCGGCCCGCCGTAAGACGCCGGGGAAGTTGGATCAACATGGTTGACCCGGGGCCGCGGCTGTTGGACTTCACCAAAACACCGACGCATCTTCAGTTCAACAAGTACGTGCTGACCGGCTATCGGCCGGCGTCCACCGCTCACGAGTGTGTGCGGAGTCTCTTCTACATGCACAACGAGCTGGGTAACATCTACAGCCACGGTAAGCGCAGAACGCTTTCATTGTAACGGACAACTTTTATTACTTGGTTCTGGCGGGGGTTGCGTACAACGTTGCAGATGTCCAGTATACTCTCACTTCTGGCCGGTTTTCAAAACCGACTTGACAGGCGTGTGTAATGAGGATAATGGGATTAGTTGTAATCCGCCCTGGGAATCCCTGTCCTGGAAATATCCCGCCGCTAACTGGGTCTTGAGCAGATGAGCGTGGAAATGCAAACTGAGGTGGCAAAAAGTACTCGCGCTCGAGTTGAAGCTGCAGGTACTTGAGCTCAAGGATGTGTTCACGGAGGGGGCGGGATTAAtccatttgtgggcagcgtcccatttttgggacatcatgattttcacgcattatatccttcagtatatcaaaatatttaagtgtttttaatctgaagccataatttggtagcAGGAGAGGACAACTCATctgtcaaagttagcacggagttatttcccttcctgacccaacatggccgcctcaagttatcatataaaacaaccataaacgaaaaaagtgttatttccttgattgtggcctgttagacttttatctcaatcaggcaaaaaaaaaaaaaaattccgctAGTGTAGCTTGCTACAGGGAGGAGAATTTTCCGTGGATTTGCGGAATtctgagtgttttcaaatgaaattttgtCTAAAGTTTGGTAAAATTGTGGTTGTTAGgcctcatattttaagttttccaaatattatgattgccctgtatttacactgttagaagtaaccaaaggtcaccatttaaaaatTTGGTACCCGCCTCCCCCACCTcccaggcagacattttcagttatTAGACGCAAGTTTTCCCATGCTTGATTTATATTTGAACAAGTATTTTATGAGTatttggaatatatatatatatatatatatatatatatatatatatatatatattttttttttttttttttttttcccccatcacaGTTTTTCTCAAGTTTCATTTGTCTTGCTCTGTTCTAAAACTCTCGGTGTGTAACCTCCTGGAAATATTGCAGTCACGCTCCATTTTCTCCTTGACTATCCGCTAAGTTGATTAAGTGTAAACACCCTTACAGGAGGGGAAGCAAAGCATTAACGTCGTCCATGTTCCCGTGTGATCGGCAACCTCAAACCTCTCTGGCGTTCCTCAGGGATCCCTTTCTTCCTGTTCCTGGTGCTGCTGCCCTTCAGCATCCCCTGGAGGGAGGTGGACAGCGTCTGGATCGGGGTGGTCCACTACCTGGCCTGCCTCAGCCCCACGGTGGGCTCGGTGCTCTACCACGTGTTCATGAACCACGTCGGCGGGGAGCACGTGTACGACACTCTGCTCTCGCTGGACATGGTCGGcgtctgcttggtcaacacgctAGGTGGGATCTTGACTcctgggctaaaaaaaaaaagtaaagttccTCAAATGTGAGGCAAAATGTGTTTGCTTTACAGTCATTTGTCAGTTTACGTTGAAacgcaaaatggggaaaatgttcAAACCATATAACTTTAGCTAacaagtctgctagcttaatgctaacatataacTCCTAAATACGAGCATTAAAAAGTAGAGAAAACATCCACTCGTGATATAGTATAGACAGTACATTTATTTATAGTAGTAACCAATACATATTCAGTATATAGTGCTCACAAATGCACCAGTCTGGTGGAAAACTTGCCGTTTAGGAAGTTAAAGGacaacgtacacagaagcgtgttgcggccacatcttaaacttcggtaaacctctcccattcttctcaaatgagtctaatgcgtatttaaaaaaaaataaatagtctgtcaaagtgatgtttacgtaggtcaACGTGTGGCTGGAACGCGCTTCCGTTTAGGTTGGAGAtgacttgtcatttttttttttcccctcaatcataatgaatgcgagtttgtgtaaaatgagggctaatttatttatttgtattgaagaAATCAGAGTGGCTCCATCgattatgtgggatttattcttgattgagaacagatccagcaacgaagtactTGTACGCGTCCAGGCTTTTCTACGCTTTCTAACTCttgcgtgtaaatctcgacttaCTCactagatccagttgtccaggaCAAGCGGGAtaaaagtccaatttcttatcggcgaaaacatagAATATGGGTCCTTTATGccgagtgtctctcatttttctacataccttcatttattatcaccttctaaatgtttaacaaaaCTGCGTGTCGTGCTCTAAGACGTATTTTTGCGTCTCCAATCGATTTAGCAATGAAGAATGGtttgcttgaccggcacttccggccagtgacgtgatttgatgacgtaggtgcacgagctctatagacgaCGACTTGCGTGGTAAGAAATTCGTATAGTGGAGTAAATCCTTCTCCCGTGCTCCTCTTTGTGCCCAGGCGCCCTTCCCATCATCTACATCACACTCCTCTGCTTCCCGGCCGTGCAGCAGGCCGCGCTGCTGGCCTACATCTTCCTGTCGGCCTACGGCATCTACTGCGCCACCACGGCTCGCACCAACGTCCTGCGCCTGCGGGCCTTCCTCTGGCAGGCCGTGTTCCGCTTCAGCCTCTTCTTGTTCCGCGCCTACGGCAGCGGGGCGGGCAGCCCCGACTCGCTGCGCCTCTTCGTCATCATGGACTCCCTGGCCGTGCTGGGCGGGCTGGTCAACGTGGTCCAGATCCCCGAGCGCTTCGTCCCGGGCCTGTTTGACAACTGGGGTAACAGTCACCAGATCATGCACGTTATGGTTATCTGCTCCATTATTTACCTCCACTGGGGAACTCTGGAGGATCTGACCTGGGTCAAGAACTACCAGTGTCCTGCTGGATGACCACAAATGATGGCATGATAAGATGGGTTGATAGATTTGATTTTTAAGACTCACTGGTGTGTGGCGTAGAGTTTAAACTTTATACAATATCACAAGTTTTACGTTCAACAATGATAAGTCATTCTTTCAGCCTGAGATTTGACTTTCCCAAAAGTGacccaaaacatttaaataattgcAAATAACATTTTGGAGGTGGGGGAATCGAATAACTAACTTCAAAATAAGTCGACGCAAAATTTCCGCCGATAAAAGTTCACCGGAACTTTGTTTGCACCAGCGGGAAACAAATGTTTCACACGGACAATTAATGCTGACGCACGCAGTAATTTAACCAGGTAAAAATGGCGAAAAACGGGAATTGTCTAATTGATTtttaaacactattaaatgtgcATTTGGAAAATTGTAACACAGCGTGATGTATGAATGAGCTCAatggtagcttttttttttttttcttaaaagtgggagcgcgctaatgctaataacGATTGCTAACGGTTTAGCATTTTGCTGTCTCGAAACTATGCTAAATTTGTCCTTACAGACAGTTTAAAATTGAATTCCACCACTCAATtacaataaaatgcatgttagtagtaaaaataaatttcaaaaaGTGGTGACGGCGTGATTAACGTATAATGATTGAGAATTGactaaaaagaaacattcgTTATATGCTACCCAGTTTGTGAACATTGGGATTGTTCTccagcaaattttaatttttcagtTAAGAAATGTGTGGTAATGGTCAGAATCCAAAATTGTGAAACTACATGACATGAATTTATTTTGGAACCTTGAAAGTATATAAACTTCACGTGCAACTATTGATTGTTGCGGGGTCAAGATGGAAACTCCAAAGTTAAATACTCCGAGTtacatatttatgtatattGGGGACTATAGGAGCAGAAGTCATAGGTGAGGGTGCCTAGATCGTAGCAAGCTCTTATGCCACAAACACAATTTCTCTGAAATATTAAGGATTAATCATCCATTTAATAATGGAAGATCTGTAGTACATGATTTAGAAAATTAATTTGAGCGTATTCTTCGTCTGGGTCAATTTTGAACATACAATATCTGCATAGAAAAATAAACGGTATGTAAGGGttaaagatatatttttgaatGCACTTTAGCCCAGGTGGCACTAGAGTAAGCTTGGTGCTTACCTCCATCACACGCGTAAGGAATTGTGGAATTCACGTGGAAAAATCCTGCTTACTTGACATGTACAGTAACTCATTGAAAGGTAGTGGTCAAATTGGTTATTTTTCAGAAATGGCATaataaattgtatatttttgcatcttttccATTGTCTGTTTACTTTGGAAACAGTAGATAGATATGACGGCATGGTGCATAGAGTAGATGAATGGTTGTTGTTTAGTGTATAAATGCATTTTGCTCAGAATTCAggtggaaacaaaaaaagatacacGTACAATAtttacaagacttttttttttttttaattcagctaTATTTTTATACTCAATCGTCATCTGAGCTGCTGTCGTCTTCGCCCTCCGAAACGTCGGCGATGGGAAACCGCAAGATGGCCGCCACTCCGCTCAGTTGAGTCAGTTCTAAAGGAACAAGGTAGAATAAACCTACACTGATTGTggcgtgcaaaaaaataataataacgtaatgtaatttccggcctattagccgcaacttttttcacacgctttcaaccctgcggcttaggcgatgatgcggctaaattgtgcatttttttctgatggccgcaagggggcactcgagcggaaaaggtaagagtgagtccggtggaatatatatgccaagggagtgacttttaccggtgtttttttttcttcttttaccgGCCATGATAGTGCCGCGACAgtgttagcgctatgctagcgtgttgctgctgtattaattccatgtttcagtgatttttacctgtggttttttttttttttttttttcaaccagccctgttaatgccgcgctagtgtgttgctgctgcgttactgccgtgtctctgatttttaccggtatgtttttttttttttttttttttttttttttttaactagccccgttcgtgctaccatgttgtagCTACGTTAAGCTAAACTAAGCTATTACAACTTTGAAACCTttttctgcgtaccgtctttttgtgtttcaatgtggccacttgcggctttgacacggctgcggcctacgtatgtaccaaatggtatttcctttccaaatgtactgggtgaggcttataaccaggtgcgctctgaaggccgggaattacggtacattttttttttagcaacttacGTTCACCGGAGACGTGAAGGCTTGAGAATATTCtgcatgaatttaaaaaaaaaaaaaaaaattaatatccaCAAATGACCTCAAACGTGTTCATGTAACCCCCCCACGGCATACCTGACATTGCCACCACTGTCTCTCACTTTGTCCACCAAGCGAACATACCGTGCTCTCGTGGGCACGTCCTGATGTCTGCGCAgacaagcaaaaacaaacagtgaGCACAGAATTCACCCTGAACAGAGTAACTACATTTGCGAGTACGTTAAGACAAGGTCACCATTATTTCAGGATAAAcactgatttattattttttttagccagtGGAGTGAgattttctcatgtaaaatgtgtcccctcaaaaaaaacattacttacCTGAAGAGCTTATCGCTGACCAGTAAAGTGTCAACGGCGAGGGCCTCTGCGGCTCTCTCCACGTGAGCGAGTCTGTGAGCAAACGTTAAGAGACGCGAGTCCATCACCGCCAGAAATGAACGCCGGTCCGAAATGGGCGCGCTCTGTTCGTGCTCACCCGTAAAAAGCTCTGTCGGGCTCGTGCTGGAGCATTTTGTAGAAGTCCTCCAAGGCTCTCACCTCTCCTGCAGCCTGAATTTGAAGAATCCCGCTTAGAAATTGACACTGTATGCTGTGTACGGAAAGAGAGGAGGGTCACCTTGGTATCGGACAGCCTGTTTGTCACTGTGGGATCCGAGAGGATTTCTGCAAAACAAGTACGAGCGCCCCCGTTAcgctttttttttcagcagtgcAGACCCAAGTGTGATACCAGAAGGAACATTTGCCACGTAACCCTAAATCAGAActgaagggatttttttttttttttattattattattcttaattACCGAGGGAGAGAGATATTCCTgtttttggcggcacggtggatccgctggaaagcgttggcctcgcagttctgaggtcccgggttcaatcccgggcccgcctgtgtggagtgtgcatgttctccccgtgcctgcctgggttgcctccgggcactccggtttcctcccacatcccaaaaaacatgcaacgttgcCCTAATacacggcctacagagcgcacctggttataagcctcacccagtacatttggaaaggaaataccatttggtacatacaaaggccgcagccgtgtcaaagccgcaagtggccgcatagaaaacccacgttgaaatacgagatatttacacagagagtttaacgctaacgccaccgcactaacgctaaaagcgccagttaaaaaaataaatactggtaaaaatcactgagacacagcagtaacacgctagcgcagcgctaacagggccggaccggtaaaagttacttccttggcacatatattccaccggcctcactcttaccttttccgctcgagtgccccccttgcggacataagaaaaaaatgcacaaattagccgcatctccGCATAAGCCTCAGGGTtgcaagcgtgtgaaaaaagttgcggcttataggccggaaattacgacaattggacactctaaattgcccctcggtgtgattgtgagtgcggctgtttgtctccatgcgccctgcgattggctggcaaccggttcagggtgtaccctgcgccttctgcccattgacagctgggataggctccagcactcccttgtgaggataagcggcaaagaaaacagatggatggatattcaaaaattggtactcgaatgTCTGCGACAagacccagaaataacataacgcgtgtggcccgaccagctgatccacgacgcgcgttgttattgtgtatagcGCAGCCTCggtacgcagacgtgggaaatatcgattcggttttcaaacaaaatcgtttctcgaaccgccttctggaatggatcgtggttgagaaccgaggttgtactctTGCTCTTGAGCAATAAGTTATTCCAAGACTCCCCCTTGTCACCTTTAAGGGAGTACTTGTGACCCGACGACGAGTGGACCATCATGAACTTGGGCCGGTTCTccagcagcagcttgttgtcTTGTCGCACGGCCTCTTTGAAGAGATACGTCATGAACTGGTCCTTCACAAAGCCCGGACTGGCCACCAGGATGCACTTCACCACTGAAGAGCGAGCCAACAAGAAGTTAAGGACGCAACAGACAAACCGTGATAAAACACGCAGGAGTCACGACGTACAACTCGACTCACCCTCAAAATTAATATGGCGAAGTATGGCCTGCATGACGGCGTCGTAGAACCTTTCAAGAGCCTGCAAGGAGACGCCGGTCAAACCCGCGTGCACCGCGATCACCGCACCGCGTGAAACAAATGGACCTTTTCGTGCTGGGTGCAGCTTCCCCGCCGCTTGCGCGGAATGGTGAGCTCCACTTTGGCGCGCAGCAGCGTCATGGCGGGGGTCACCAGCACCAGGTTGGCCAGACCCTCCTGCATCACCACCGCGGCCACGTCCGCCTTCTGCGTCGCGTCGCACGCCTCATCTGGACCAGCGAGAACGGACCGCGTCGTgcaaaaaggaacatttttgaaattttacaCGGTGCCGCGGAAAAGTTGTTGCCCCCCCGTTCGCTCTTCtcaaatttggacatttttgctGCTTTTGATGGTGAACACAAGCTGTAGCGCACTTGGGGTTCTGAAGCAGGATAATGGTCCAAATCACACCCACCGGTAGGTCAACTTCactggggggttggggggggggggggggacttcaaCTTTTACAAGGCACTCTTAACTTTTACACAATTCCCACTTACCGATTCTGGCCAACACAACgctgtcccagctcttttttgCGAGCGTGAACTTTCTATTCAGCT of the Syngnathoides biaculeatus isolate LvHL_M chromosome 22, ASM1980259v1, whole genome shotgun sequence genome contains:
- the LOC133495398 gene encoding progestin and adipoQ receptor family member 4-like produces the protein MVDPGPRLLDFTKTPTHLQFNKYVLTGYRPASTAHECVRSLFYMHNELGNIYSHGIPFFLFLVLLPFSIPWREVDSVWIGVVHYLACLSPTVGSVLYHVFMNHVGGEHVYDTLLSLDMVGVCLVNTLGALPIIYITLLCFPAVQQAALLAYIFLSAYGIYCATTARTNVLRLRAFLWQAVFRFSLFLFRAYGSGAGSPDSLRLFVIMDSLAVLGGLVNVVQIPERFVPGLFDNWGNSHQIMHVMVICSIIYLHWGTLEDLTWVKNYQCPAG
- the pelo gene encoding protein pelota homolog, giving the protein MKLLHRDIEKDNAGQVTLMPEEAEDMWHTYNLLQQGDSLRASTIRKVQTESTTGSVGSSRVRTTLTLCVETIDFDTQACQLRVKGTNIEENQYVKMGAYHTIELELNRKFTLAKKSWDSVVLARIDEACDATQKADVAAVVMQEGLANLVLVTPAMTLLRAKVELTIPRKRRGSCTQHEKALERFYDAVMQAILRHINFEVVKCILVASPGFVKDQFMTYLFKEAVRQDNKLLLENRPKFMMVHSSSGHKYSLKEILSDPTVTNRLSDTKAAGEVRALEDFYKMLQHEPDRAFYGLAHVERAAEALAVDTLLVSDKLFRHQDVPTRARYVRLVDKVRDSGGNVRIFSSLHVSGEQLTQLSGVAAILRFPIADVSEGEDDSSSDDD